From a region of the Nerophis lumbriciformis linkage group LG06, RoL_Nlum_v2.1, whole genome shotgun sequence genome:
- the ccpg1 gene encoding cell cycle progression protein 1 isoform X2: protein MSDTGSDTESSCGWSIISFEGSSDIETLVSEAVEQHGDNPVEGLPAVKAELQDSLASASASEYNEDKLDGSLDDTVEQTIDETLYASESVVDAAVEEHATVLSSSDHSDIVTLQCIEEEVAVKAANEESYLGMSCSSQYSFTASEPAFPAQPPPADTISSSSSEDEEDQCTLVRKLRLRKNATSMAESFEEEETTVESGRSEEDEEVEEEKLVAKQSESRTAALRSQGSGTLNTCILLALVIAISMGFGHFYGSVQEQENLKTADRLNDMDSVRDLLQYHVKSTNLGLDDLDDQNVISLLANVVEKISKENKDLSIQQRHVEAQRDGLAMLLRQKEEKSNLLTATNQQLKSTLQREEKTLSSLREELSSLRSRVRDLEAKGAGADSLLSENQRLKDELEGEKELVRNFQSNRVEIVAEELALKNKLKKERKLTEKLRRKISELRSSSELGKAGDAEAVELQSRLKEAEKKLGFEQQRSDLWERLYLETKEGQAKGDSEPTVTRPKLVISKKVKETFDAVKNSTKKFVHHHKEQLKKAEEAVKENLRKISDSVKSTFRHFKDSASTFINKAKAFYECNKNKKCQHKHDHSNQNTRKQGDRVHKDRGGQNANLKGCQGVLDCAYQESMGLFNMPTEPIRADEFHQLLWSYLQQEVDHFHHWEELGSFINNFFHNGYFIHDRMRFTDFVSKVEAYLVDLHEYHGLDDVFGNLDDFIYRHFFGEGYTKIYGPSGPLERPDSREESRATHQARKQQRDRARPHSERKWSRTGKNGHMADVKIELGPMPFDPKY from the exons GGTTCCTCCGACATAGAGACTTTAGTGTCAGAGGCGGTTGAACAACATGGAGACAATCCTGTCGAGGGCCTTCCTGCGGTGAAAGCAGAACTGCAGGACTCTCTTGCCTCAGCTTCTGCTT CTGAATACAATGAAGACAAACTCGATGGCTCACTCGATGACACAGTAGAACAAACTATAGATGAAACACTGTACGCTTCAGAG TCTGTAGTTGACGCTGCAGTGGAGGAACATGCCACTGTGTTGTCCTCCAGCGACCACTCCGACATTGTGACGCTACAGTGTATAGAAGAGGAGGTGGCGGTGAAGGCTGCCAATGAGGAATCTTATCTGGGGATGTCGTGCAGCAGCCAGTATTCTTTCACAGCTTCAGAGCCTG CTTTCCCAGCTCAACCGCCGCCTGCTGACACAATCTCCAGCAGCAGCAGCGAGGACGAAGAGGACCAGTGTACGTTGGTGCGAAAACTCAGGCTGAGGAAGAATGCGACTAGCATGGCCGAGTCCTTTGAGGAAGAGGAAACAACAGTGGAGTCGGGTCGTAGCGAAGAGGACGAGGAGGTCGAAGAGGAGAAACTGGTGGCCAAGCAAAGTGAAAGTAGAACTGCGGCACTGCGAAGCCAGGGCAGTGGGACGCTCAACACGTGCATCCTGCTCGCCCTCGTCATAGCCATCAGCATGGGCTTTGGGCACTTCTATG GCAGCGTGCAAGAGCAAGAGAACCTAAAGACAGCAGACAGACTTAATGACATGGACAGTGTGAGGGATCTGCTTCAATATCAT GTCAAGAGCACAAACCTTGGCCTGGACGACTTGGATGATCAGAATGTCATTTCATTGCTGGCGAACGTTGTCGAGAAGATAAGCAAAGAGAACAAAGACCTCAGCATCCAGCAGAGACATGTTGAG GCCCAGCGAGATGGCTTGGCAATGTTACTGAGACAGAAAGAGGAGAAGAGCAACCTTTTGACAGCCACTAACCAGCAGCTGAAGAGCACCTTACAGCGGGAAGAAAAGACCCTTTCCAGCCTACGAGAGGAGCTGAGCAGCCTGCGCTCCAGAGTACGAGATCTCGAGGCAAAGGGAGCCGGCGCTGACTCGCTGCTGTCTGAAAACCAGAGACTGAAGGATGAGCTGGAAGGGGAGAAAGAGTTGGTCCGAAACTTTCAAAGTAACAGGGTGGAGATTGTGGCGGAGGAACTGGCGCTGAAGAACAAACTGAAGAAGGAGAGGAAGCTTACAGAGAAACTGCGCAGGAAAATCAGTGAGCTGAGGAGCAGCAGTGAATTGGGAAAAGCAGGAGACGCGGAGGCCGTGGAACTTCAGTCCCGCCTGAAGGAAGCAGAGAAAAAGCTGGGCTTTGAGCAGCAGCGCTCTGACCTCTGGGAGAGGCTCTACCTGGAAACCAAGGAAGGCCAGGCCAAAGGAGACTCAGAACCTACAGTGACGAGGCCAAAACTGGTCATATCAAAGAAAGTGAAAGAGACCTTTGATGCAGTCAAGAACTCCACCAAGAAGTTTGTCCATCACCACAAAGAGCAGCTGAAGAAAGCCGAGGAAGCTGTGAAGGAAAACCTGCGCAAAATCTCAGATTCTGTCAAATCTACTTTTCGTCACTTCAAGGATTCTGCCTCGACCTTCATCAACAAGGCCAAAGCATTCTATGAGTGCAACAAGAATAAAAAGTGTCAACACAAACACGACCACAGCAACCAAAATACGCGGAAACAAGGTGACCGTGTTCACAAAGACCGAGGCGGCCAGAATGCCAACCTGAAAGGATGCCAAGGAGTGCTTGACTGTGCCTACCAGGAGTCCATGGGCCTCTTTAACATGCCCACTGAGCCCATACGAGCGGACGAATTCCACCAGCTGCTCTGGAGCTACTTGCAGCAGGAAGTGGACCACTTCCACCACTGGGAGGAGCTGGGGAGCTTCATCAACAACTTCTTTCACAACGGGTACTTTATCCACGATCGCATGCGCTTCACTGACTTTGTCAGCAAGGTGGAAGCCTACCTGGTGGACTTACATGAATACCACGGGCTTGACGACGTCTTCGGAAACCTTGATGACTTCATTTACAGACACTTCTTTGGAGAGGGTTATACTAAGATCTACGGGCCCAG CGGGCCACTTGAACGACCAGACTCCAGAGAGGAGTCGAGGGCGACCCACCAAGCTCGTAAGCAGCAGAGAGACCGAGCTCGGCCCCACAGCGAGCGCAAGTGGAGCAGGACGGGCAAAAACGGACACATGGCTGATGTCAAAATAGAACTGGGCCCTATGCCGTTTGACCCCAAATACTAA
- the ccpg1 gene encoding cell cycle progression protein 1 isoform X1 — translation MTTEIMSDTGSDTESSCGWSIISFEGSSDIETLVSEAVEQHGDNPVEGLPAVKAELQDSLASASASEYNEDKLDGSLDDTVEQTIDETLYASESVVDAAVEEHATVLSSSDHSDIVTLQCIEEEVAVKAANEESYLGMSCSSQYSFTASEPAFPAQPPPADTISSSSSEDEEDQCTLVRKLRLRKNATSMAESFEEEETTVESGRSEEDEEVEEEKLVAKQSESRTAALRSQGSGTLNTCILLALVIAISMGFGHFYGSVQEQENLKTADRLNDMDSVRDLLQYHVKSTNLGLDDLDDQNVISLLANVVEKISKENKDLSIQQRHVEAQRDGLAMLLRQKEEKSNLLTATNQQLKSTLQREEKTLSSLREELSSLRSRVRDLEAKGAGADSLLSENQRLKDELEGEKELVRNFQSNRVEIVAEELALKNKLKKERKLTEKLRRKISELRSSSELGKAGDAEAVELQSRLKEAEKKLGFEQQRSDLWERLYLETKEGQAKGDSEPTVTRPKLVISKKVKETFDAVKNSTKKFVHHHKEQLKKAEEAVKENLRKISDSVKSTFRHFKDSASTFINKAKAFYECNKNKKCQHKHDHSNQNTRKQGDRVHKDRGGQNANLKGCQGVLDCAYQESMGLFNMPTEPIRADEFHQLLWSYLQQEVDHFHHWEELGSFINNFFHNGYFIHDRMRFTDFVSKVEAYLVDLHEYHGLDDVFGNLDDFIYRHFFGEGYTKIYGPSGPLERPDSREESRATHQARKQQRDRARPHSERKWSRTGKNGHMADVKIELGPMPFDPKY, via the exons GGTTCCTCCGACATAGAGACTTTAGTGTCAGAGGCGGTTGAACAACATGGAGACAATCCTGTCGAGGGCCTTCCTGCGGTGAAAGCAGAACTGCAGGACTCTCTTGCCTCAGCTTCTGCTT CTGAATACAATGAAGACAAACTCGATGGCTCACTCGATGACACAGTAGAACAAACTATAGATGAAACACTGTACGCTTCAGAG TCTGTAGTTGACGCTGCAGTGGAGGAACATGCCACTGTGTTGTCCTCCAGCGACCACTCCGACATTGTGACGCTACAGTGTATAGAAGAGGAGGTGGCGGTGAAGGCTGCCAATGAGGAATCTTATCTGGGGATGTCGTGCAGCAGCCAGTATTCTTTCACAGCTTCAGAGCCTG CTTTCCCAGCTCAACCGCCGCCTGCTGACACAATCTCCAGCAGCAGCAGCGAGGACGAAGAGGACCAGTGTACGTTGGTGCGAAAACTCAGGCTGAGGAAGAATGCGACTAGCATGGCCGAGTCCTTTGAGGAAGAGGAAACAACAGTGGAGTCGGGTCGTAGCGAAGAGGACGAGGAGGTCGAAGAGGAGAAACTGGTGGCCAAGCAAAGTGAAAGTAGAACTGCGGCACTGCGAAGCCAGGGCAGTGGGACGCTCAACACGTGCATCCTGCTCGCCCTCGTCATAGCCATCAGCATGGGCTTTGGGCACTTCTATG GCAGCGTGCAAGAGCAAGAGAACCTAAAGACAGCAGACAGACTTAATGACATGGACAGTGTGAGGGATCTGCTTCAATATCAT GTCAAGAGCACAAACCTTGGCCTGGACGACTTGGATGATCAGAATGTCATTTCATTGCTGGCGAACGTTGTCGAGAAGATAAGCAAAGAGAACAAAGACCTCAGCATCCAGCAGAGACATGTTGAG GCCCAGCGAGATGGCTTGGCAATGTTACTGAGACAGAAAGAGGAGAAGAGCAACCTTTTGACAGCCACTAACCAGCAGCTGAAGAGCACCTTACAGCGGGAAGAAAAGACCCTTTCCAGCCTACGAGAGGAGCTGAGCAGCCTGCGCTCCAGAGTACGAGATCTCGAGGCAAAGGGAGCCGGCGCTGACTCGCTGCTGTCTGAAAACCAGAGACTGAAGGATGAGCTGGAAGGGGAGAAAGAGTTGGTCCGAAACTTTCAAAGTAACAGGGTGGAGATTGTGGCGGAGGAACTGGCGCTGAAGAACAAACTGAAGAAGGAGAGGAAGCTTACAGAGAAACTGCGCAGGAAAATCAGTGAGCTGAGGAGCAGCAGTGAATTGGGAAAAGCAGGAGACGCGGAGGCCGTGGAACTTCAGTCCCGCCTGAAGGAAGCAGAGAAAAAGCTGGGCTTTGAGCAGCAGCGCTCTGACCTCTGGGAGAGGCTCTACCTGGAAACCAAGGAAGGCCAGGCCAAAGGAGACTCAGAACCTACAGTGACGAGGCCAAAACTGGTCATATCAAAGAAAGTGAAAGAGACCTTTGATGCAGTCAAGAACTCCACCAAGAAGTTTGTCCATCACCACAAAGAGCAGCTGAAGAAAGCCGAGGAAGCTGTGAAGGAAAACCTGCGCAAAATCTCAGATTCTGTCAAATCTACTTTTCGTCACTTCAAGGATTCTGCCTCGACCTTCATCAACAAGGCCAAAGCATTCTATGAGTGCAACAAGAATAAAAAGTGTCAACACAAACACGACCACAGCAACCAAAATACGCGGAAACAAGGTGACCGTGTTCACAAAGACCGAGGCGGCCAGAATGCCAACCTGAAAGGATGCCAAGGAGTGCTTGACTGTGCCTACCAGGAGTCCATGGGCCTCTTTAACATGCCCACTGAGCCCATACGAGCGGACGAATTCCACCAGCTGCTCTGGAGCTACTTGCAGCAGGAAGTGGACCACTTCCACCACTGGGAGGAGCTGGGGAGCTTCATCAACAACTTCTTTCACAACGGGTACTTTATCCACGATCGCATGCGCTTCACTGACTTTGTCAGCAAGGTGGAAGCCTACCTGGTGGACTTACATGAATACCACGGGCTTGACGACGTCTTCGGAAACCTTGATGACTTCATTTACAGACACTTCTTTGGAGAGGGTTATACTAAGATCTACGGGCCCAG CGGGCCACTTGAACGACCAGACTCCAGAGAGGAGTCGAGGGCGACCCACCAAGCTCGTAAGCAGCAGAGAGACCGAGCTCGGCCCCACAGCGAGCGCAAGTGGAGCAGGACGGGCAAAAACGGACACATGGCTGATGTCAAAATAGAACTGGGCCCTATGCCGTTTGACCCCAAATACTAA